The proteins below come from a single Candidatus Methylomirabilota bacterium genomic window:
- a CDS encoding PilZ domain-containing protein translates to MRQSPMAMSDRRADLRRYPRAKVTWPVILELENRSLELETVNLSPMGTKVRVDEPLEVGKTAKLHFHPPNGRSLDVDAIVWRADRDGSAFFFVGLEGDETEIISRPSPQNP, encoded by the coding sequence ATGAGACAATCGCCCATGGCCATGAGCGACCGGCGGGCAGATCTCAGGCGCTACCCCAGGGCCAAGGTGACATGGCCCGTGATCTTGGAGCTGGAGAATCGCTCGCTGGAGCTCGAGACCGTGAACCTCAGCCCCATGGGCACCAAGGTGCGGGTCGATGAGCCCCTGGAAGTCGGCAAGACGGCCAAGCTCCACTTCCACCCACCCAACGGCCGCTCTCTCGACGTGGATGCCATTGTCTGGCGCGCCGACCGGGACGGTTCGGCGTTCTTCTTCGTGGGGCTCGAAGGGGACGAGACCGAGATCATCAGCCGACCGAGTCCGCAGAATCCCTGA